From a region of the Eublepharis macularius isolate TG4126 chromosome 7, MPM_Emac_v1.0, whole genome shotgun sequence genome:
- the AGO2 gene encoding protein argonaute-2, with translation MYTAGGAAPVAAAGPVLATPPPLPPPIQAYAFKPPPRPDFGTSGRTIKLQANFFEMDIPKIDIYHYELDIKPEKCPRRVNREIVEHMVQHFKAQIFGDRKPVFDGRKNLYTAMPLPIGRDKVELEVTLPGEGKDRIFKVAIKWMSCVSLQALHDALSGRLPSVPFETIQALDVVMRHLPSMRYTPVGRSFFTASEGCSNPLGGGREVWFGFHQSVRPSLWKMMLNIDVSATAFYKAQPVIEFVCEVLDFKSIEEQQKPLTDSQRVKFTKEIKGLKVEITHCGQMKRKYRVCNVTRRPASHQTFPLQQESGQTVECTVAQYFKDRHKLVLRYPHLPCLQVGQEQKHTYLPLEVCNIVAGQRCIKKLTDNQTSTMIRATARSAPDRQEEISKLMRSASFNTDPFVREFGIMVKDEMTDVTGRVLQPPSILYGGRNKAIATPVQGVWDMRNKQFHTGIEIKVWAIACFAPQRQCTEVHLKSFTEQLRKISRDAGMPIQGQPCFCKYAQGADSVEPMFRHLKNTYAGLQLVVVILPGKTPVYAEVKRVGDTVLGMATQCVQMKNVQRTTPQTLSNLCLKINVKLGGVNNILLPQGRPPVFQQPVIFLGADVTHPPAGDGKKPSIAAVVGSMDAHPNRYCATVRVQQHRQEIIQDLAAMVRELLIQFYKSTRFKPTRIIFYRDGVSEGQFQQVLHHELLAIREACIKLEKDYQPGITFIVVQKRHHTRLFCTDKNERVGKSGNIPAGTTVDTKITHPSEFDFYLCSHAGIQGTSRPSHYHVLWDDNRFSSDELQILTYQLCHTYVRCTRSVSIPAPAYYAHLVAFRARYHLVDKEHDSAEGSHTSGQSNGRDHQALAKAVQVHQDTLRTMYFA, from the exons TACTTGCAACTcccccaccactgccacctccaATACAGGCATATGCATTTAAGCCTCCTCCTCGACCTGATTTTGGAACTTCAGGGAGAACAATCAAACTACAAGccaatttttttgaaatggacattCCCAAAATAGACATCTACCATTATGAATTGGATATAAAGCCAGAGAAGTGCCCTAGAAGAGTTAACAG AGAAATAGTTGAACATATGGTCCAGCACTTTAAAGCACAGATTTTTGGGGATCGCAAACCAGTGTTTGATGGAAGAAAAAACCTCTACACAGCTATGCCACTTCCAATAGGGAGGGACAAA GTGGAATTGGAGGTCACCttgccaggggaagggaaggacagaATATTCAAAGTGGCAATAAAGTGGATGTCCTGTGTGAGTCTGCAGGCTTTACATGATGCTCTTTCTGGTCGTCTTCCAAGTGTTCCTTTTGAAACAATTCAGGCACTGGATGTAGTAATGAGGCACCTGCCTTCCATGAG GTATACTCCTGTGGGCCGGTCCTTTTTTACTGCCTCCGAAGGGTGTTCAAATCCATTGGGTGGGGGCAGAGAAGTATGGTTTGGATTCCACCAGTCAGTCAGGCCTTCACTGTGGAAAATGATGCTTAACATCGACG TATCTGCAACAGCATTTTATAAGGCACAGCCAGTAATCGAGTTTGTATGTGAAGTTCTGGATTTCAAAAGTATTGAAGAACAACAGAAACCTCTGACGGATTCCCAAAGGGTTAAGTTTACCAAAGAAATTAAAG GTTTGAAGGTGGAGATCACTCATTGTGGGCAAATGAAGAGAAAATACAGAGTATGCAACGTTACACGACGACCAGCAAGTCACCAAAC ATTCCCACTTCAGCAGGAGAGTGGACAGACAGTTGAATGCACTGTAGCTCAATATTTTAAGGATCGGCACAAGTTGGTTTTGCGCTACCCTCATCTTCCATGTTTACAAGTTGGACAGGAGCAGAAACACACATACCTTCCTCTGGAG GTATGCAACATAGTGGCAGGACAGAGGTGTATAAAGAAGCTGACAGACAATCAAACTTCTACTATGATAAGGGCAACTGCCCGATCAGCACCTGACCGTCAAGAAGAGATTAGCAAACTG ATGCGAAGTGCAAGTTTCAATACTGACCCTTTTGTTCGTGAATTTGGAATAATGGTCAAAGATGAAATGACTGACGTGACAGGTCGGGTCTTACAGCCTCCTTCAATCCTCTATGGAGGCAGG AACAAAGCAATAGCTACACCGGTTCAAGGGGTTTGGGACATGCGAAACAAACAGTTTCACACTGGAATTGAAATAAAGGTCTGGGCAATCGCTTGCTTCGCTCCACAGCGCCAGTGCACTGAAGTCCATCTCAA GTCCTTCACGGAACAACTGAGGAAGATATCAAGAGATGCAGGAATGCCCATCCAGGGTCAGCCTTGCTTCTGTAAATATGCCCAGGGAGCAGACAGTGTGGAGCCAATGTTCAGACACCTGAAGAACACCTATGCTGGGTTGCAGCTTGTGGTAGTCATTCTGCCTGGAAAAACTCCAGTTTATG CGGAGGTAAAGCGTGTAGGCGACACAGTGTTGGGCATGGCCACGCAGTGTGTGCAGATGAAGAATGTACAAAGGACAACACCGCAGACACTTTCCAATCTTTGCTTAAAGATCAACGTTAAATTGGGAGGTGTAAATAACATTTTGTTACCCCAGGGAAG GCCTCCGGTATTTCAGCAGCCTGTAATTTTCCTGGGGGCAGATGTCACTCACCCAccagctggagatggaaaaaaGCCTTCCATTGCTGCT GTTGTAGGCAGCATGGACGCCCACCCCAATCGATACTGTGCCACTgtgagagtccagcagcaccgcCAAGAAATCATCCAAGACTTGGCAGCCATGGTCAGGGAGCTGCTGATTCAGTTCTATAAATCCACCCGGTTCAAACCGACTCGGATCATTTTCTACAGAGATGGTGTTTCTGAGGGGCAGTTCCAGCAG GTTCTTCACCATGAATTACTGGCTATCAGAGAAGCATGCATTAAGCTAGAAAAGGACTACCAGCCTGGGATTACTTTCATTGTTGTGCAGAAAAGGCATCACACCAGACTGTTCTGCACAGATAAAAATGAAAGG GTTGGGAAAAGTGGAAACATTCCTGCAGGTACTACAGTGGACACAAAAATTACCCATCCTTCAGAATTTGACTTCTACCTGTGCAGTCATGCTGGTATTCAG GGAACAAGCAGACCTTCTCATTACCACGTTCTCTGGGATGACAATCGTTTCTCTTCAGATGAGCTACAAATACTCACCTACCAATTGTGTCATACGTATGTACGCTGTACTCGTTCTGTTTCAATTCCTGCACCAGCATACTATGCGCACCTGGTTGCCTTTAGAGCCAGGTACCATCTGGTGGATAAAGAACACGATAG TGCCGAAGGGAGCCACACTTCTGGTCAGAGCAATGGCAGAGATCATCAAGCACTTGCGAAAGCTGTTCAGGTTCATCAGGATACATTACGCACCATGTACTTTGCTTGA